The Primulina eburnea isolate SZY01 chromosome 18, ASM2296580v1, whole genome shotgun sequence genome segment CTGATCTCTCCTTGTTCTCCGGTGAGGACTTGGACCGCACCTAGCTTGATCATGGCTTGGCCGAATCCCGTGGTGAAGTCCAAACCTTGGGCAATGGCGTCCACGGTTGGCCGAGTCCATTGATCAAGAGCTAATTCTTGATCAATCTGGAGAATTCCTCTGTTCGAAAGGATCTGTTGGTAGTAGGAATTATCTACGGTTGATGAActtgaagcattttgatccaggTCCACGGTGTTCTCATCACTGTCTGAATCTTGTGGGCATCTCGCGAGTAGCGTGTCACGCAGCGTAGAATCCATGGTTGGGTCAGGCTCCCCTGTGTTCTGGAAGTTGTATAGACGATCCTGAAAAGTCGAACAACGAGCAACGCCGATGGTGTGACCGCCTACACACGACAGTTGGAGTCAAATATATTGAATCTCATACAGAAGAAATATGAACAATTAATACTTTTAACGGAAATTAGTCGATGGCAACAAGTAGAAGTATACCTAGAAGATAAACCATGTCAGTGGGACTAAGGCCCTTCTCGCCAAAAACTTTGATCGAATCCGAGACAGATATTGAAGAAGCTGGCATATTCACATCAGTGGCGAAAGAGACGGTCCCATCCCGCCTCCCTGTCTGCACGGTGTATCGCCCTCCGCCACCCTGTATGATCATAAGCCATGAGACATTTATCATTCATGCATGCTTATGAAATATCTTATCTTTCATCACCAGGGAAACTGCATCTCTTGTGGCCATGACGATGATATCAGCACACGAAACGACCCCGGGGCAGACGGCTTCCACTGAGGATTTGGCGGCCTCGATAAGATCGTAACCTCGAATCATTCGATTAGACGATGATGTTTTCTCACTCTCGGGTCCGTCCAGCAGAATGGATGCATCGCATCCCTTGTTCGAAAATTATGATCATTATGCATGGTTTTTTAGATGATATAAAATTGAGAAATCACTTATCCAATTAAATAGTGATTGAGATATACTATTATATTGTTAATCTTACATGAATGAAACAATCGTGGAACTGCAAGCGAAGGAGAGCGGCAGCAACTGTGGGATCACTGTCGTAAAACGAGGCAACGACAGCTCCTACGGCGGCCTCAACGTCAACGTCTGCACATTTGCCATCGTAGAAGCCGACCTGAAGTGGTGGTGTGCCACCCTCCTCGCACCGCCCTCTCGAGGCGGCGCAAACCAGAAATGCCAAAGCCATGATGATTAATTTTGCCATGTTCTTTCTCACTGGAGTGGATTTGATTACTCTTTGGGTAGCTATTTATAATACAAATGGCCGTGAAGATGCATGCATGGAATTTGCATTGCATCCAATTTTTGGAACGATATTGTAATATTTGATAGGAACATAATGTATTATCCAAAAGCATGCCTAACACAAAGTAGCTAATGAAAGCAAAAAGTATTATTCACAATAATTAACAATCATGTGTCTTGTCTAGGTGAATATATAGAAAAAGGCCATATTATTGTAAACTAATGTACCGTCttatacaatatttttttataattcattttatttatatttaaatgatgatCAAAATGTAATTATGAGAAATGGTGATAGACTACattataatttcaatatatgaattaaaaaataaatagaaaaaaaagaaagggaaaaaagACCAAAGTAAGAATTGAAACTACAATTTAATGTATAGGAGACAAAGACTCTATCTACTAAGTTACATGTGACTTACtactttattaatatatttcattattaaaacagaccatgacaccaatatttaattattaaaacagaccATGACACCAAAATTTTGACATCTAACgatctcaaacttaataatatagtatagataatTGGGcttaaaaaaaatccataaaaaattataaaattttatctataaatcttttatttttgtaataaaaaaatttaaaaataatgaaaCTATATATATCTAAATCTAAATTGGTAAATTGACAAATTGGTTCATCAACTATTGTAAATTACTTAATTGTACATGATGCAATTAAAAACTCAATTTTACCCACAATCTAAATTGCTTTTTTAGCccagttattattattattgtccAAAAGCATGCACCTACACAATTAGAAATAGCTAATTAAAgtaaaataataacaattatTGACAATAAAGACAATTATGTTTTCTTGTTCGGGTGAATATATAGAAACCGGTCACATCATTGTCATGTCATAATTTAATTTTCATGCAATGCatcttatattatattat includes the following:
- the LOC140819431 gene encoding peroxidase 60-like — encoded protein: MAKLIIMALAFLVCAASRGRCEEGGTPPLQVGFYDGKCADVDVEAAVGAVVASFYDSDPTVAAALLRLQFHDCFIHGCDASILLDGPESEKTSSSNRMIRGYDLIEAAKSSVEAVCPGVVSCADIIVMATRDAVSLGGGGRYTVQTGRRDGTVSFATDVNMPASSISVSDSIKVFGEKGLSPTDMVYLLGGHTIGVARCSTFQDRLYNFQNTGEPDPTMDSTLRDTLLARCPQDSDSDENTVDLDQNASSSSTVDNSYYQQILSNRGILQIDQELALDQWTRPTVDAIAQGLDFTTGFGQAMIKLGAVQVLTGEQGEIRRFCNRNN